Within Bifidobacterium dentium JCM 1195 = DSM 20436, the genomic segment TGCCGAAAATCACTTCTTGACATTCTCCGGAGTATCGATCTCGAAGACGCCGTAGCTCCAGCCGTGACGATGATAGACGACGGACGGACGACCTGTCTCCTTGTTTACGAACAGGAAGAAGTCATGCCCGATCAGTTCCATCTCGTACAGCGCCTCGTCGATGGTCATTGGCTCGGCGACATGCAGCTTGCGACGGATGACGATGGGAGTATCGCCAACCTGGACTTCAACGGATTCACCAGGGCCGAGATCCGTAGCCACGGCATCGGCCGGGCTGTTGTTCGGTTCCTCGACCGGTTCCACAGTCGGTTCCGGCTCAACCACGCCCATGTCGACCGGGACCGGGTTGGTGTAGCCACGTCGATGATCCTTGCGGCGATCGCGGGTGCGGCGCAGGCGCAGGGTCAGCTTGTCAAGAGCCATATCCAGTGCGCTGAATTCGTCGGCGCTGGAAGCTTCGGCACGCACTACGGTACGGCCCGCGATGACGGTGATTTCCACGCGCTTGGCGGTGTCGGCCTGACGCGGATTGCCCTCATGCGACAGTACGATCTGCACGCGCTGCGCATCCGGAGCGATAGCGGTCACACGATTCATCTTGCTTTCGACAACGTCACGGAACCTTTGCTTGATCTGCGTATGACGTCCGGTAACGACGATTTCCATGTGGACCTCCCTAGACTCAAGCGGTGTTACCCGCTATATGTGGACCAAACGGCTGCTCCGCCGCTTGGGTAGTTTTATTGTAGCCGCAATCGTACGGATTTCACGGAATACCACTACAAGAAAACCGATATTTTTCTGATTTCCTTTTTCGTCATACCTATTGCTATCATGGTGCGTTTGAGACCTCTTGATGACCGCGATCATGAAGATGATTGAGGAACTTCCGGGCTCCACAGAGCACGATGGCGGATAACGTCCGCCCAGGGCGACCTGAGAGATAGCGCAACAGAGAACAGACCGCCGGTCTTCGGACCGGTAAGGGTGAAACGGTGGCGTAAGAGACCACCGGACCGCTGGCAACAGTCGGTCGCATGGCAAGCCTCATCGGGAGCAAGGCCAAGCAGAAGGCGTTTGAGGGCTGCTCGCCCAATGCCTTCGGGTAGGCTGCTAGAGCCTGACGGCAACGTCAGGTCGAGATGGATGGTCATCCGTGCCTTACGGCATGACAGAACCCGGGGTATAAGAGGTCTCAATCCCTTTCTTCCACGAACAGTTCCTGTGCAATTTCCCGCAGGATTTCGGGGTTATGCCCCTTGCGCCCCCCAGCACTCCACAGGCGGCGCCTTCGCACTTCAAGATCCATCCCGGCGGTCTTACGTGCGGTACGACGGCCCAACTCCCATGCGGCATCATCGAATACGCCTCGCGAATCGGCTTCGGCGCACACTCGTTGCGCCAACACACGATCGACGCCTTTGCGGGTCAATTCCGTCACCGCTCCCCTGCGCCCCATAAGACGGGCGGCGCAATAGCGCACCGCGGACTGTGCATAGGCCTCATCATCGATAAGCCGCACTCGAGTCAGCCGTTCGATGACATCATCAACCACATCGGGCAAATAGCCCTTGCCTAAAAGTCGTTCCCGCAGAGCCCCTGATGATCGAGGAGCCGCATCCAGCAGGCGCAACGCGGCCTCACGACACGCATCAAGGTCAGACGGGTCTCGCGGCGTGTCTGACCTTTGTCCATCGACATGCCGACGCGACACGCGCATGGCCGCGCGTCGGCGTTCCACCGGCGAGTCGCGCCGATTCCAGGAACGCCCATATTCGTCAGCGTGCGGCTCCCGATGCGAAGAGGGATCCTCACACACGACCTGAGTCGGCCGAAGATCCCGTTCTCTCAGAAATGATTCAGCGCTGATCATGCATCAGGCCTTGGTCGATGCCGGTTTGGCGCCCTTTGCCGTCTTCGACTCGCCTTTGCCGCTTTCGCTTGCCGCAGTCTCATTCCCATCGCCGTCTTCAGCGAACTGATCAGTCGGTTCAATCAGTCCAAACGCAGCCTTCACCCGATTTTCGATTTCTTCGGTGACCCCAGGATTGTCCTTAAGGAACTGACGTACGTTTTCACGGCCCTGACCAAGCTGGTCACCATCGTAGGTGAACCAGGAGCCGGATTTTTTGACGACATTGACTTGCAAGGCCATGTCGAGCACGGAACCTTCCTTGGAGATACCCTCGCCGTAGAGCACGTCGAATTCAGCGGACTTGAACGGCGGAGCCATCTTGTTCTTCACGACCTTGACCCTAGTGCGGTTGCCCACGGCCTCGTCACCGTTCTTGATGGTCTGTATGCGGCGGATATCCATGCGTACCGAAGCATAGAACTTCAGCGCCTTACCACCGGTGGTGGTCTCCGGATTGCCGAAGAACACACCGATCTTCTCGCGCAACTGGTTGATGAAGATTGCCGTGGTGCCGGCCTGGGCCAGCGCACCGGTCATCTTGCGCAAGGCCTGGCTCATGAGCCTTGCCTGCAGACCGACATGGCTGTCGCCCATTTCACCTTCGATTTCGGCCTTCGGCACCAACGCGGCCACGGAATCGATGACGATGACGTCAAGTGCGCCGGAACGAATCAGCATATCGGCGATTTCCAACGCCTGCTCACCATTGTCGGGCTGGGACACGATCAGCGAATCGGTATCGACACCCAGCTTGCGGGCATACACCGGATCGAGTGCATGCTCGGCATCGATGAACGCAGCGACGCCGCCCTTCTTCTGCGCATTGGCCACGACATGCAACGCGAGCGTGGTCTTACCGGAGGATTCCGGGCCGTAAATCTCGACAATGCGACCCTTCGGCAGACCTCCGATGCCCAATGCCATATCAAGAGCCAACGAACCGGTCGGAATGACCTCGACGTCCTGCTCCGGGCGGTCCCCCAGACGCATGGCCGATCCCTTACCGAAGTTTTTCTCGACCTGCGCCAACGCCGTTTCCAGCGCGGCCTGGCGACGGGGGTCAATGCCGTTGGCGGCTTGGTTCTGCACGGCGCCTTTCGCCGCTGCATTCGTCTGTGCCATGGCTACTCCTTCTTCCAAGAACAATGGCGAATCTTTCCATTCACCGTAAAGTCCGACGGTTCTTTCATGCAAGCCCGAACGACCATGGTGGTCGAAGGACGCATATTCCGACACGCCGGTAGGCCGCAAAGCATTGGCATGACACGGTTTCTGCCGTATCCCTGCCCAATGCCCCAGCCGGGCCTTGTCGAACATCTGTGGATAACTATACCCCATCGTACGAACATCTGTTCGAATCGTCGTTTCCGAACGTCACACTCAACGAACGGGCATGGGAGGCGCATTGTGATCCCTGCCCCAACGTTTGGAATCGGGGACGTTCATCTGATCACACAGCACATTCCAGATTACGCGAGGCTCCTCCCCCGCATCCAGTGCCTCAACCACCGTCATGCCATGCAATTCGGTCAGGCTCTGGTCATGGGCCAGCGATCGGCCATAGCTCCGCCCGAACACCTCTTCAAGCAACTGCCAAAATTCGCGTTCCTGCACGCGCCCAAGTGTACACAGTCCGGACCACATACGAAAAAGGCGCCCGGCATCACCGGGCGCCCAATATACGGAGATTCTCTCCACGCCGCGGGAGGGCAAAGCCTCCTACGCTCCTACGGAGTCGAGATAGTCGGCGACCATGCGCAGCATCTGCGCGCTACTCAGGCCGAGCGACTGCGCAATGGAGGTGAGCAGCTCCGAGCTGGCCTCCTTCTGCCCGCGCTCGACCTCGGATAGGTATCCGAGCGAGACGCCGGCCTTCTCACTGACCTCCCGTAGCGTCTTATGGTCACGGGTGCGCAGATCGCGCAACACGTGCCCGATCGCCTCACGCAGGGAGACCTCCTTGGTCTCGGCGACGATTTCCGCCACATGAGGCGCAGCATGCATGCGCACCTTGTCGGCATCTTCTTCCTGCCACATGCGGGTCAACGCCGCTTGGCGTTCATCTTTGGCCCTCTTGGCCGCACGGGCACGAATTACCTGCTGCTGCGCGAACATCACCGCACGACGTTGAGCCGGAGTGAGCTCCCTCATACGAGCGGTACCAGGCTGTGCGGCGGAGACCATCTTCTTGAGTTCCGCGCGTTCCTTGGTGAGTGTCATCGCTTCCATTGTCGCCTGCCCCTTTCGTTGCTTTCAAACGTCCATTGTGGATAACACCCATCATCGGAAATTATTCCTGTGAAATAGCTGAAAGAGAGCTCAGATTTTGCAAAACACGTTGCACTACAGTCATTCTTACCTGTTCCCGCGTCCCCTGTAATCGCATCTCAATCACTTTTGTACGCCGACAGCGAACATTGCCGAATCCGTCAGGCAAGGAAACACCGACGTATGCAAGGCCTGCCGGCTTGTCTCCATCCGGGCCGGGACCAGCCACGCCGGTGGTGGACAATCCCACGACGCAGTCGCCATCCTCCGGTTGTGCATACAGATCCGCAGCCGCCTCGGCCATCTGACGTGCGACCTCAGGATGCACCGCCCCCTCACGAGCGAGCAAATCGGCATCGACGCCCAGTATCGACGATTTGGCACGAATGTCGTACGTCACCACGGAACCGAGAAACACCTTCGAAGCGCCGGGAATGCGTACGAAGGCATCCGCCAGCAATCCTCCGGTCAGCGATTCGGCGGCGGCAATCTTGAAATGGCGCTCCTCGCAATATGCAAGAACGGCCGCGGCCAGCTCATCGCATCGTGCGTGCTGGCCCGCGACCGTCATCGGTTCTGCAGTCATAGCCGTTACTTGGATTCCTTCTTGCGCCCGCCGAAGGTGTTCACCAGATATTCGCCGCCGGAATACAGGCACAGGATGAGCGCCAGATAGATCAGCGCATAGGTGATGGTGTAGTAGACGGTCATCCACAGCGGAGTCGGCTGCAGGCTGTCGCCGGCCAGTTTCCACATCGGCAGCATGAGCATGGCCAGGCCGATGCATTGCGCCAGTGTCTTGTACTTGCCGGCTTGGGAGGCCGCGATCACCTTGCCGCCGGTGTCGATGACGAAGAAGCGCATGACGGTGATGCCGATCTCGCGAATGAGGAACAGGGCCGTAACCACCCAACCGAGAATCTGATTGCCGAATTCATTGAACGCCGCCGCCACGATCAGCGTGCCGCAGGTGAGCAGCTTGTCGGCGATCGGATCCATGAGCTTGCCCAGTTCGGTGACCTGGTTGTACTTGCGTGCCATCCAGCCGTCGAGTTTATCGGTGCACGCGGCGATGATGAAGATGACGGCCGCCGCCCAGCGCATGGCGACGTTATCGACCCCCCATGCGCCGGCCTTGACATAAAGCACCAGAAACACGATTACGAGGATGATTCGGGAGAAGGTGACGAGGTTCGGTGGCGCGTTCCAACCATCGAGCAGCGACGATTTACGTTTGTCTTGCTTTTCCATACCGTTCACGTTACCTCGAGACTTCTACCTTGTGACTATTGCATGCCGTCGGAGCCGTCCTGCTGCGGCGCGCCCGACGTAAGGGATGAGGTCTCCCCCCTGATGAAGGCGAGCACGGAAGGCAGGTCCTGCGGTTGCACCAACACCTCTCGCGCCTTGGAGCCTTCGGAAGGACCGACCACTCCACGAGACTCGAGCAGATCCATAAGCCTGCCGGCCTTGGCGAAGCCGACACGCAGTTTGCGCTGCAGCATGGAGGTGGAGCCGAACTGCGTGGTGACCACAAGTTCCGCGGCCTGCAGGAGCACATCCATGTCACCGCCGATGTCCTCGTCCGGTTCGATGGCCTTCTTCTCGGCCTCCTTGGCCATCTCTTCGATGTCTTCGCGATAATGCGGCTTGCGCTGGGTGCGCACGAATTCCACGGCCCTACGGATTTCGGATTCATCGACCCATGCGCCCTGCACGCGCAGCGGCTTGGCCTGCCCCATCGGCAGGAAGAGTGCATCGCCCTGTCCGATCAGCGTCTCCGCACCGGTGGAATCGAGAATGACTCGCGAATCGGTGGCGGATGAGGTGGCGAAGGCCAATCGTGACGGGATATTCGCCTTGATCAGACCGGTGACCACGTCGACGGACGGACGCTGGGTAGCGAGCACCAGATGCACGCCTGCGGCTCGCGCCAGCTGGGTGATGCGCTGAATGGAGCTTTCCACGTCGTTCTTGGCGACCATCATGAGATCGGCCATCTCGTCGACGACCACAAGAATATACGGGTATGGAGCCACCTTGCGTTTGGAGCCTGCGGGCGCATGCACCTTGCCGGCACGAACGGCGGCATTGAAGTCCTTGATGTGACGGAAGCCGAAGAATTCAAG encodes:
- the hpf gene encoding ribosome hibernation-promoting factor, HPF/YfiA family, whose translation is MEIVVTGRHTQIKQRFRDVVESKMNRVTAIAPDAQRVQIVLSHEGNPRQADTAKRVEITVIAGRTVVRAEASSADEFSALDMALDKLTLRLRRTRDRRKDHRRGYTNPVPVDMGVVEPEPTVEPVEEPNNSPADAVATDLGPGESVEVQVGDTPIVIRRKLHVAEPMTIDEALYEMELIGHDFFLFVNKETGRPSVVYHRHGWSYGVFEIDTPENVKK
- a CDS encoding regulatory protein RecX — its product is MISAESFLRERDLRPTQVVCEDPSSHREPHADEYGRSWNRRDSPVERRRAAMRVSRRHVDGQRSDTPRDPSDLDACREAALRLLDAAPRSSGALRERLLGKGYLPDVVDDVIERLTRVRLIDDEAYAQSAVRYCAARLMGRRGAVTELTRKGVDRVLAQRVCAEADSRGVFDDAAWELGRRTARKTAGMDLEVRRRRLWSAGGRKGHNPEILREIAQELFVEERD
- the recA gene encoding recombinase RecA, whose product is MAQTNAAAKGAVQNQAANGIDPRRQAALETALAQVEKNFGKGSAMRLGDRPEQDVEVIPTGSLALDMALGIGGLPKGRIVEIYGPESSGKTTLALHVVANAQKKGGVAAFIDAEHALDPVYARKLGVDTDSLIVSQPDNGEQALEIADMLIRSGALDVIVIDSVAALVPKAEIEGEMGDSHVGLQARLMSQALRKMTGALAQAGTTAIFINQLREKIGVFFGNPETTTGGKALKFYASVRMDIRRIQTIKNGDEAVGNRTRVKVVKNKMAPPFKSAEFDVLYGEGISKEGSVLDMALQVNVVKKSGSWFTYDGDQLGQGRENVRQFLKDNPGVTEEIENRVKAAFGLIEPTDQFAEDGDGNETAASESGKGESKTAKGAKPASTKA
- a CDS encoding DUF3046 domain-containing protein produces the protein MQEREFWQLLEEVFGRSYGRSLAHDQSLTELHGMTVVEALDAGEEPRVIWNVLCDQMNVPDSKRWGRDHNAPPMPVR
- a CDS encoding helix-turn-helix domain-containing protein; translation: MEAMTLTKERAELKKMVSAAQPGTARMRELTPAQRRAVMFAQQQVIRARAAKRAKDERQAALTRMWQEEDADKVRMHAAPHVAEIVAETKEVSLREAIGHVLRDLRTRDHKTLREVSEKAGVSLGYLSEVERGQKEASSELLTSIAQSLGLSSAQMLRMVADYLDSVGA
- a CDS encoding CinA family protein, coding for MTAEPMTVAGQHARCDELAAAVLAYCEERHFKIAAAESLTGGLLADAFVRIPGASKVFLGSVVTYDIRAKSSILGVDADLLAREGAVHPEVARQMAEAAADLYAQPEDGDCVVGLSTTGVAGPGPDGDKPAGLAYVGVSLPDGFGNVRCRRTKVIEMRLQGTREQVRMTVVQRVLQNLSSLSAISQE
- the pgsA gene encoding CDP-diacylglycerol--glycerol-3-phosphate 3-phosphatidyltransferase, with the translated sequence MEKQDKRKSSLLDGWNAPPNLVTFSRIILVIVFLVLYVKAGAWGVDNVAMRWAAAVIFIIAACTDKLDGWMARKYNQVTELGKLMDPIADKLLTCGTLIVAAAFNEFGNQILGWVVTALFLIREIGITVMRFFVIDTGGKVIAASQAGKYKTLAQCIGLAMLMLPMWKLAGDSLQPTPLWMTVYYTITYALIYLALILCLYSGGEYLVNTFGGRKKESK